In the genome of Fulvivirga maritima, one region contains:
- a CDS encoding DNA polymerase III subunit, whose product MLFADIKGLDNVKQQLINSVSSDHVAHAQLFMGKPGSPNLPMALAFANYLNCENPSETDACGECPSCYKNQRFIHPDMHFVYPVSATKNITGKDVISSSYLKEWRSFLTSSPFGGLDNWSAQYGGEDKQVNISKEESRQIIKNLSLKAFEGKYKVMIIWLPEYMNAAAANGILKILEEPPEKTIFLLVSNDTERLLTTILSRTQIVTIPKFSDESIQQMLEKSHGIQTEQAHQLAHLADGDYNLAVKLLNNIEDDSHQLFTDWMRDCFRKDFSELVIKSDQFHSMNKVAQRSLFLYALNMFREAIIYNAAPDLKRVSGVVSSFIENFSKVMDSAKVESISKLINDAHYHLERNASPKIIFLDLSLQIARIIK is encoded by the coding sequence ATGCTATTTGCAGATATAAAAGGACTTGATAACGTAAAACAGCAGCTTATAAATTCCGTGAGCAGTGATCATGTGGCACATGCTCAGCTATTTATGGGTAAACCAGGTAGCCCTAATTTACCTATGGCCCTAGCATTTGCCAATTATCTAAACTGCGAAAATCCATCAGAAACTGATGCTTGCGGAGAATGTCCTTCATGTTATAAAAATCAAAGGTTCATACATCCGGACATGCATTTTGTATATCCTGTAAGTGCCACCAAAAACATCACCGGTAAGGATGTAATCAGCTCCTCTTATCTTAAGGAATGGCGCTCCTTCCTTACCTCCTCTCCTTTCGGAGGGCTAGATAATTGGTCTGCCCAATACGGAGGGGAAGACAAGCAGGTCAACATATCAAAAGAAGAAAGTAGACAGATCATTAAAAACCTTTCCTTAAAAGCCTTTGAGGGCAAGTATAAGGTCATGATCATCTGGCTACCAGAATATATGAATGCTGCTGCAGCCAACGGCATTCTTAAAATATTAGAAGAACCGCCAGAAAAAACCATTTTCTTGCTGGTTTCTAATGATACCGAACGCTTACTCACCACCATTTTATCGCGAACACAGATAGTTACTATCCCTAAGTTCAGCGATGAGAGCATTCAACAGATGCTAGAGAAAAGTCACGGCATACAAACTGAGCAAGCCCACCAGCTAGCTCATTTGGCTGATGGAGATTATAACCTGGCAGTAAAACTGCTTAACAATATAGAAGATGACAGCCACCAGCTATTTACTGACTGGATGCGTGACTGCTTCAGAAAAGATTTTAGCGAGCTGGTTATAAAAAGTGATCAGTTTCATAGCATGAATAAGGTGGCACAAAGAAGCTTATTTCTTTATGCTCTTAACATGTTTAGAGAAGCCATTATATACAATGCCGCTCCTGATTTAAAAAGAGTGAGTGGAGTAGTAAGTTCATTTATAGAAAACTTTAGCAAAGTAATGGATAGTGCTAAAGTAGAATCTATAAGCAAGCTTATTAATGACGCGCATTACCACCTGGAGCGTAATGCCAGTCCAAAAATTATATTCTTAGATCTTTCGCTTCAAATAGCAAGAATAATTAAGTAA